The genomic DNA TTGATGGAAGAAGGGACAGACCTTGAGGTGAAGTTCTTCGATCAAACACCGGAATTCATGTGGCATCCCGGTATGCTCATCGATCTGACGGATCTCCAGGTACCGTTCATGGCGGATCTGGTGACCTTCGCCAATCCTCAAAGTAAGTTCAGCTATCTAAATTATTTACATACTCATAACCGTTTGTACAAATTCTTCTTCTTCCAGACATTCGAGATGCCGAGGCAGGAATACAACGATTACGCCCGCTGGGTGGCAGGGCAGCTGCCGACCTGCCAATTCAACAGCGAAGTGACGGATGTTGTAGAAATAGAGGACGGCTATCGCGTGAACGTGAGAAACAGGACCACAGGAGAGATGGAAATGTATGAAGCCGATCACGTGGTCCTCGGAACGGGAAGCAAGCCCCTTATTCTTAAAGGGATGGAAGGTTTGCCTGAGGAAGATGTCCATCATACGAGCAAGTACCTATTCCATAAAGAATCGACGATGAAGGGGAAATCGATCACCGTGATCGGATCGGGGCAAAGCGCAGCGGAAGTATTCTATGACCTTCTGAAAGAAAAGCGGCATCACGAATACGAGCTCAATTGGTTCACTCGATCCGAAGGAATCCTCCAACTTGAAGCGTCAAAGCTCGGGCAGGAGCTCCTGGCACCGGACTATGTTGATTACTTCCATGCCTTATCGTTTGAAGAACGTGAGAAGGCCCTGGAGACCCTTGACCGACTGAGGCACGGTATTGATCAGGAAACCCTGGACGCGATCTACAAGGTCCTTTACCATCATTCATCGAGCGGTGATCCGTTGAATATTACGATCCAGCCCCTTACTGAGGTAAAGGAAATCCGTGAACTTGATGGGAGATATGAACTGAGCTGCGAGCAGTGGCAGGAAGGGGACTCTTTCACTCACGAATCGGACAAGGTGGTCCTCGCCACTGGATATAAACCAAATATTCCCGAATGGTTTTTTGAAGAATTCGAGGACAAGATCGTGTGGGAGGATGAGAAGAAATTCAAAGTCTCCCGTGATTATCAGCTTCAGTTCAAAGAGAAGCCTGAACGTGATCACTACTTCTTTACAGTGACGAATCTCGAGCATTCACATGGATCGAGTGCCACGAACCTTGGACTATCCGTCGAGAGGAATATGCGGATCATCAACGCAATCTGCAGGAAAGACGTGTATAAAGTTCAGAGCAATACAATCTTCTCCCAGTTCTCCCGAAAGTAAAAAGAACGTTTAAGGGAACTTGCACCGGGTAAACATATACCATAACCAACATTATTCTAAAATAGGAGTGTTTAATCGCATGGCTAAAATCGCAACATTAATCACCGATATGTTCGAAGATGTGGAATTTACAGATCCGGAAAAAGCATTCAAGGAAGCAGGTCATGAAGTCGTGACCATCGAATCTGAAAAAGGGAAGACCGTCAAAGGGAAGCAGGGAGACGCCAGCGTAACCATCGATCAAGGAATTGACGACGTCAATCCAGCCGATTTTGATGCGCTTCTTCTTCCTGGAGGATTCTCACCAGATCAGCTTCGTGCAGATGATCGTTTCGTGAAATTCACCAAACATTTCATGGATGAGAAGAAGCCTGTCTTTGCCATCTGCCATGGACCTCAACTATTGATCACGGCGAAGGCACTGGAAGGCCGAAAAGCTACTGGATTCACGTCCATCAAGGTGGATATGGAGTACGCAGGAGCTAATTTCGAGGACAAGGAAGTCGTCGTTTGCGGCAACCAACTTGTCACAAGCCGTACACCGGATGACATCCCTGCATTCAACCGTGAGGCACTTGCACTATTGAAATAATTCAAATGAAAAGGGGGCGTCCCCAGGGCTACTGCCCGGGGATGCCCCCTTTTTACATTATTTGCGCAAGCTTCTCAGTTCATCGATGATGGCATTCATTTCGCTCGGACTGAAGCGGTCTTTTTTAATGACCATCTCATATAGATCCTGAAGATCTTCATACATTTGTTCATTGAAGTCCTCAGACTTGATGGCACCTGCATTGACGACGTTCAGTTTCTCCTTGATGG from Rossellomorea marisflavi includes the following:
- a CDS encoding lysine N(6)-hydroxylase/L-ornithine N(5)-oxygenase family protein, with product MVKQRLDCVGIGIGPYNLGLAALMEEGTDLEVKFFDQTPEFMWHPGMLIDLTDLQVPFMADLVTFANPQSKFSYLNYLHTHNRLYKFFFFQTFEMPRQEYNDYARWVAGQLPTCQFNSEVTDVVEIEDGYRVNVRNRTTGEMEMYEADHVVLGTGSKPLILKGMEGLPEEDVHHTSKYLFHKESTMKGKSITVIGSGQSAAEVFYDLLKEKRHHEYELNWFTRSEGILQLEASKLGQELLAPDYVDYFHALSFEEREKALETLDRLRHGIDQETLDAIYKVLYHHSSSGDPLNITIQPLTEVKEIRELDGRYELSCEQWQEGDSFTHESDKVVLATGYKPNIPEWFFEEFEDKIVWEDEKKFKVSRDYQLQFKEKPERDHYFFTVTNLEHSHGSSATNLGLSVERNMRIINAICRKDVYKVQSNTIFSQFSRK
- a CDS encoding type 1 glutamine amidotransferase domain-containing protein, with amino-acid sequence MAKIATLITDMFEDVEFTDPEKAFKEAGHEVVTIESEKGKTVKGKQGDASVTIDQGIDDVNPADFDALLLPGGFSPDQLRADDRFVKFTKHFMDEKKPVFAICHGPQLLITAKALEGRKATGFTSIKVDMEYAGANFEDKEVVVCGNQLVTSRTPDDIPAFNREALALLK
- a CDS encoding DUF1128 domain-containing protein, whose amino-acid sequence is MDLTQNSAENIDYMVTAIKEKLNVVNAGAIKSEDFNEQMYEDLQDLYEMVIKKDRFSPSEMNAIIDELRSLRK